A segment of the Dermacentor andersoni chromosome 5, qqDerAnde1_hic_scaffold, whole genome shotgun sequence genome:
CCCCAGAAATCGAAGAACATTCAGATATAAAATCGAATACCAATTATTTCTGCTTTCTAAACAAACTTTCTAAATAGATATAAAGGTTCTGTGGAGTCCAGTTGGAAATAAAAATGACTCATTTACATTATCCAGGGAAAAcggggggaaggcgggagatggaaattcaagacaatgagcaatatgtgaacaaggcgaaagcaggagcaaacatttcgacaagtggacttgtcttcttcaagatgaaaagcatatgttgccttgaagaagacaagtccacttgtcaaaatgtGCGCTGTTGCTTTccccttgttcacgttttgctcatcgtcattTATGTTATGCGATACATATCTGGCTTTTAACAACTAAATGTCAGGTCAACTGAGAGGCTTGTAGATAGGAAACAATAGAAAAGTGAGCATAATGGTGCATTAATGACCACGATGGTAATGACATAATGACCCCTTAGGTAAGTATTTCTCCCTGTAGACTACAATAACTGTTGTCCCTTGTAATATTCAACAACCTCACTAGCGAATTCTCAAAATGAATACCAACTGAATGGCAAATTTATTCGTATTCAAAATTTCAAATAATTGTACATCCCTGTTTTTCATTTCATAATGAAAGCTAGAGCACTTTTTAAACCAGTCTGAGTAGTAGTGTTGCTCTTCTTTCTCCACACTGTTGATATTTTCTGCATATCCTTGTCTTCTGCAAGATTTAAACTGTTTTATTTCCTGTTTGAGCCCATGTACAATGTTTACTGTAAAAGTAACGATGTATTTATGTGCAGTTATGCATATTTGATTATTGTTCTATTGTGTTTTGCCTACCCATTGCTGTTTAATCCATGGCCATGGTATAGACCTCATCAGAAAGCACAATTTCACCATCTTATTTACACAATTATGGTTAATTATCTAGATAACTAGTGAATTAGAATTCTAATTGGCAAGGTGTCTGATTGACAGGAAGTTGTGCAAATGagtatgactaaataaataaataaatcatgttGAAGAAGGAAAATAAGTGAAATACAGCAGCCGGGATTATCTGCTAAATGTTCGTaaaggtgtgcgtgtgtgtgcgtgtgcgtgtgtgtgcgtgtgcgtgtgtgcgtgtgcgcgcgtgtgtgtgcgtgcgtgtgtgtgtgtgtgtgtgtgtgtgtgtgcgcgtgcgtgcgtgcgtgcgtgcgcgtattAGACTTGTCATCCCACAGCTGCCCAGACTGATATATATACTATAAGCACATGGCTTCACACTAGCATGCTTCAGAAGTCATTATGAAAGGTGAAGAGAAAAGCTTTTACCTTTGCACATGCTCGTATACACTGAGCTGCTGATGACACTACATTGATTTCAGTGTCAGCTAGTCCTTTTTCCAAGATTCGTACAGGGGCCAATGGAATCTGAGTGGAACCACACTGGGAGTAACAGTGCTGAAGAGTTACGAGGGCTGCTTTGCGCACTGCAGAGCTGAAAACAAAGTAGCATCAATGTGGACAGAGAATATGAGGGATTTCTTGTCATCCAACAGGTTTTCTTGGAGATTAAGCTAGTTAGAGCATTATGCAATGAGACTAAAAATAACTTCTGTGTTCTGCAGAAATGATTTGCCAGAATAAAAACAGGTGGCCTCATACTTACTCCAGAGCCTTGCGAAAAATGGAAAGTTTACATtttgtccccatgacatcatagATGATACAAATATTTCTAGCTTTACCAATGACGTGAAACAAAACTGTGCCGGCAAAGTTTTCACAGAACATACAAAGCAGTCTGCTTTTACTTAAGTGTATTGTGCGATATGATACACATGCAACTTAGCTAGGTGTTTTCGATCATGCACAACTCCTCAGTGTACTTAATATTACCTGTAATGCTTTGTCTTCTCAATGACGAGTGGCTCAACAGCCAAGGCAAATTCACCGTGAATAAGTTTCGGTATGATTTCAAGTGCCATGACAACGACAAGGGAAACTTTGCTTGCCAGGTCCTGCAATGATCATGTGTTTAATGCACGCGTTTATTTGTTTCACCTATAACCACTTcctgtctttctttcctttttttttttttttagaccgaACCGTTTGTATACAGTCGCGTTGCTTACCCTCTGAATGCTGTTGATTAAAAGTACAACCAGCTCGTGACTCGGATCCAAGAACACGGTTGTTGCCAGATAACCTGAAAACGGGCATTGTTGTGTGATGGTTACATCTAAAAAAGCTGTCCAATATAGATTAGTTGAGTAAttcaataaaataataaaaaggcaGGTGATCCCTGACATAATGTATTTCTCAGGCGATTGTGCAGTTGAAGATAAGGAAGGAAAGCAGGTGAATGAATCTAATTTACCTATCAGCTTTTGGTTGAGTTGTCCTTGCTGCAGAAGCTTGACGGCATGAACATATGCGAATGGCGTTGGATGCCCCAACATTTCCAGGTACATAGCCTGAAGGAGGTACTCCTCTATACGATCCTGTCGAAAAGACAATGCAATTGGACGATGAAACACCCCATAGCGAACCATGAGTGCGCTTCCATCTATGAAAGCAACTTCTTTCTTACCGTTTTTGAATAATCTTTCATGTCTTGCTCTAACGCCGACAGTTTCCTGGCAATGATTTCGTTTTCATCCTTCAAAAACAACATAAAATGGCATCTGCACAAGAATTTTCTTTtctgaagctaaagtgaaactcACCTCTTTCGATGCGGCAGAGGCGATATCCAGCGTGAAGTCTTGTAGAAGAAACTCTCCCCTCAGAATGTTCCGGCTCACGTAAGCCTGGAGAGAATTCACTGTCTTTTCGACTATTTTAGACATTGTGCAATATGTTTCATGGGTTCATTATTTCTACGCGGCCAAAGGAGCAAACAGCAACGCACCAACACCAACAACTGGAGGCAGACATATTTGTTATTGTTGCCACGCCTATTGCACAGTGGGCTATTTATGTTCACTGCTTTGATATTTATTAAATATCTATAGGAATATAATAACACACCAATAacactttctttattgttttcaaTTTTATTACATTGACGATGAATCACGGTACAATGCCGTTTTTATTGTACCATTTTGACATAGAAGATCGTGAACAGTCCGCTGGGAATCCTCAATGGAATCCGTTAAAGTCATTTGTGGGCTTTGTGGGAGACGAAATGGCAGGTCGCGGCAGAGGCAGAGCAGCGTTCCCTGAAGTTCGGCATCAGTTGCGGCGACCGAAAGAAGAACCTGAGGAAGGCGGCCCCGTGGGACCTGGAGGCGACACCAAGACAACAGGTGAAAACGAGCaaccgccgccgtccactcccaTCAGCGCTGCTCCCAGCAAGGTAGTGGCGCCTGTCATAAACTTGCTAACCGGCATGTCGGTGCCCTGCATCGTTTGACATGATCGGGAATGACGTTCCTGTTGTTACATATATTCATATTTCATAGTTCATGTTTTGCTTCATAGAAATAGTGCATGCTGACGTCCAGGTGTACATATTCATTCAGGTTACATACCTAACGAGCTTAACTTTGTTAAATGAGTGCAGGTTGCTTGCATgggtgtttgtttatttatttatttttaatcatCCGGCGCTAGGTTAAATGTCACTTGAGTCAAAATTGTGGTACAATATTTTAGTTCTTTGCTCAGAAAGCATAGTCTTACTTCACTGTAATCTTAAGATCTGCTTCAGCTATATTCACTCAAACCAGGTTACTCTGCATTACATAGTGGTCCGATGGCATTGTTCAAGATATGATAAACGTCTGCACTGAATTCACTGATGTTGCACCGTCTTTCTTGGGATGTTTGATACATGCATTCCTgacatgctacctaattctacacccgtgagcaaaagtatacggaccagggattgcgcgataaaactgGTTTTCTGCTCTGTTGGTTATTCGAACTTGAAATTAAAGAGTGCAGTCCAAACTTGACATTTCGAATTTTCTAGTGGACTCATTGGTTTCCGTTTATGTATGTTAATTACGGAGAAATTCAGTCTTTTTCgacgaccctgtggtccgtatacttttgttcACGGGTGTACAGCCGCGGCCACGTCTGTGTAGAGCGCGCGAGCAGACGGCCTTGCTCTGCGGGGCGACACCGTGCGGCAGTTGCGGGATCTGACGCACTGTGCCCAGGAGCATGCGCGGCCTAATATACATGCAGAACTGCATTGCACGAGTGGCAACGTTGAAACGGGCAGTTGTTCAACCGAATATGTACGCTTCCTCAGGGCGCTCTCGGTACCGCCATGCCAAAGATTACGCGTTTCAGCTGATAACACGCGCCCGACTCTATCGCTCTTTGGGACATTGTGCGCCCCATAATGGCAATTGCGCGGCGCTCATCCGCTGCGAGTCGGGGAGCCATTGCGAATAAATTCTGCGAAAAGGTTTGACTTCTATGTGTAACATAAGCTgcatgttgtgtcggcagcggcaggcaagcgggaggccccgacgggcgaacgcgcggctagcgccggcgcagtgaaggagacacggagctaactgctcccgatgaaaaccggaacgaagactcgccgacccgcggccgtttattacttataaaggcttcacatcacagaacacctatacaaacttagagaagggaaactgtgccttccacagtgctacggaaataagcatagcggtggcgtcgtgaactaaagtatgcgaccacaggtggcgctgcacaacaggaaacggaaacggggttttgcacacgctttaccaggtgttctgtggctttactgggtttctggctgctgcgcctcgatcgtgctcccgccagtttagttgctgtgtagcaaacgtagcgcctacatattaatgtaggcgctacgtttgccacacagcaaccaaactggcgggagcacgatcgaggcgcagcagaatacatgtagcgctgagtgatatcgagttaaggcacactctaaactgacttttatgggcatcccgagcggtttttcgtttattacgccgccgttaccctgagttaaattgtgccgccgcgctccagctgttgcatttcgtgtagggctactgacagaatgcggtttccaggtggcacgatggcctcgactggaataaacgcacacgacaccaaagattgagtaagcctgaaaatattttatttgcattttacaagtacaacaaaaagcacacgtctacgcatccacacaaacgcggttacatagtcaagaaatggctcattaataagggtagcacaaacgcacaagaaagaagacctaagctacaaataatttccctgtcaccgcgtgtcacttttatgcagcatctttacagcactaccaggccgggtagtttggcggaaagaacgcaaccgcttatacggccgtcagctgcctcttccttacgggtgtcataattatcctaatctccgcatcaacgtcgtgcaagttcgcatacaggtatctgtatctgaaccatatgtgccagcttaatacacgtgtagtgaaattatgataaccactgcgtcttatcaaacgtattggttttgcaaatgcgcattacagctgacggaacgacatactgtaagtgaagcacaagagagcaaggacaaaaggaggatacaacacttgaagaaatgaagaattagtaggcatacagcaaacaagcgatgacggagaacacacaatgatgcatcgggtgttctgtgacatcggtttgcgtacttgcggtgttatggagatcaacggcataaaaacgtaccttcaagcgtactccctcaacctccgccgcattcattatgataatcaacgcctaaacaaaatgaggcactattctttgccaagagtaggcctttttacagcaagtctatgtaatgactcgcagacgaaaccagcatgctttcgaaaatgttttaccgccgtagtattcgaacgccaacggccaggaaacacatcgataccaataggctgtcggctgtcggtggttaatcgagcacaaaaaccttgacgctatgactaaaaagcagcttcaacaatcaaatatttaaaaaatcaactgcctatttgcctgaggtaaaaaagcatccttagacacctcgattgttcatgtcgatggtttgtgtaaattaaagaattcagcatgttcagcgcccctagcagaaaaagcacaaattaaagtagtcgaccaaattacagtagctccacttgcgcgcttacgctgaaacgcgcctcgattgatttttcgccctctgtggccatttgttgaacttgagagtgtgcggggcctgttcacatgccagatgacacctcccgattggtacaagctcgtcacatgacagaagggaggtgcgccatctagctaaacaactacaaaacatacatctacgatgacacagagatctgacagggggcgacactatactacactgCACGCATGCGATGTTGTCATTTCATTGGCCGATAACATTATCTGAGATTGGTGAAGACATAGTTTTTCATATCAAGTGCCCTGACAGAATCGCACACGCTATCACTCACGTGCGCAATTCCCTTGTCATCGCGCGTAGTAAGATGGCGCCCTCAGGTAATGCGCACAACCGGCAAAACACGTGCGCTTACCAACATAATTTCTGGTTTAAAGCAGCGTGCGCTGACCTGCATGTCTATTAGGCCGCGCATGCTCCTGGGCACATTGTGTCAGATCCCACAACTGCCGCACGGTGTCGCCCCGCAGAGCAAGGCCGTCTGCTCGCGCGCTCTACACAGACGTGGCCGCGGCTGTACATGTCCTCTGCTTGCATCACATTTAGCCGTGTAACTTGTCTTTTGCAGTGTACTCAGTGTagtgtttcattttttcttttgtattttgcatgGAATATTGTTATTTGAATATGAAGTCTATtttgtttgccccccccccccccccttcccagagtttatttaataaaataaataaaccttGAAGTGACTGACTGACAAACTCAGGATTCTAAGTGTTTGACATGACACCTATGTTAGGTTATCAGCACACCATAAACGATTATTAATTGCCATCTGCATTCAGCTCCCAAATTTTGATCATTGCACCATGCATTGCATGAAGAAAACAAACATAACTGTTTCCAGGGTGCACTGAATATAGTAGGCAATGAAATTTGGTTTGTTTGAGTCCAGCACAAGTGCAGGAATTATTTAAGATGTCAAAAATTTGCTGCATATACaacgttttcctttctttgtaCAAATGGTAAATTGGGCACCTTGTTTTGTACCACTTCTTTTATTGTATTCCTTCTTATATTTTACAATGTCAAATGGTCAATCCCAGTGATAACTGCTATGTCGTAGCACGCAAACTAATGGCAGAAGTTGGAAAGAGTAGATCCAAAAGAATGGCATAAGATCTACATTCTTTAGCTTGCTGCTGACTGCATTATTGCTTTAACTTTTTAGTTAGTTTAGGTATTCTTCTTTAGGGGGTAGTGCACTTTTCATCGAGCCTAATTTTTGCTTTGAGATGTTGAGCCCCGTGAATCCATTGCATATTCTTCTTTGATGAAGCTACTAACAATTGGAATGCATTCTCTTTCAGCAAGAAAATGATGAGATCAAGAAACTTTGTACACAATTCAAGTACTTGCAAGCTTCAGACGCAGCCTTTGCCAAGCACCTTTCTTTGCTCACTGAGAAACTGAAGACCCCTCATGACATGGACAATGCCGTGAATGCAATGTATGAACTTTGCCTACTTGGACCAGATCAGGCTGAGGTTACGTGCCAGGCCATTGTGCAGCTTTGCGATCTGGAGATTGATGGTTGCAAGCTGAGGACCAAAGTTTTGACGAGAATGCAGCAAGAATTTGAAGGTGAGTTCTTATGTTCTTTAGTTGTGATAATGTCATCTTGAGTGCACATATTCAGATTGTATGTTCTACTTAAAAGCACAAGAAACTGTTGCATGCATGTTTCCTGGGATGCTTGGCATCAGATGTTCTCATGTCATTCTCCAGCTGCCGCTATATTTGGGATCAGGTTGCTGTTGATGCTGCTTCATGAATACATGTCATATACTGGCATATTCATAGACTGAGCAAGCTTTGTGGCTTTACTGTGCTAAGATTGATTTCAGTATATAGTCGTGCATCTCATCTGAATGCACTGAGAATATGCAGCAGACTGTGCTGTAATCAACTACATCACAGCCCTCGGTAGCCCCAATTGATGAACCAGTTGAAAAGATAAACAGGAAGTTTTAGTGTTTTGAAGCACTAGAACATGATGGAGGGCCATTTCAGTTTCGATGCCATGTGAGCAGGTAGAGTATGCCTAAAGCCAAATTTGCAGTATTCAAGTAATCTGTAACCAATGAACCAGAACAAATTTTTTATTCGACTACATCATTGAAACTGCTTACCCTGAAGGTGCACAGTTGACCGAGATGCTAGCTTTGTGCGCCGTCAAAAATCAATATTGTAAAGGGTGTCAATCTCACTGTAAGAACTTCGGGAGTTTTGATGAAGCATGCAAATCCTTTAAAAGCATATGGTTTGTGAATTGTACAACAAACTGTCAAGTGCATCATGTGTGACTAAATTTCTGTCAAGGCAGCATTCCTCTTCATGTAGCCAATGTAATGTGTTTCATCACCTCTCATAACTTGGCAAGCAAAAGTGTAAACATTGGAAATGCAACCATTTTGTACTACTGTATGCTCTGTTCtagtgcacacaatttttgggaGGGAAGTTTACTAAAGACTATGTGTGTTATATTTGAGTATAAAACTAAATGTACAGTTGTGATAAGCAATCATCATTGGCACTAAAAAATTTCTGTGATACAATTCTGACGTTACTGCAGCTGTATGACCTACAGTACCCTTGGGCCCACCTAAGTTTATTAGACTAGAGTATATTATGAACATTATACTTAGGCTTCCGCAATCTACAAGGTGTTTAAGAAGGGAAGTATCTCAAATTTCATACATGGCATCAAAAATGAGATTACCTTGGTGGTCAGTAGTGATAAGAACACCCAGGCAGCAATGAGTGATGCTTGCTGTACTATAGCTTGGTTACAGTAATTTTTTTAAGTAATAACATGTCACATAATTTTTTCTGCTCTAGTTATTAAACATAAAGAACCCAGTTTTATGGTAAGTTGCAAGATTTGGTGAAATGGAACATACTTATGCTAGAATTTTTTATTGCCACTCTTAGTGCATTACGACTGTTAAACATGCaccacagtggctatggtgttttgGCAATGAACACAAGGAGGCAGGTTTGATTGCTAGGTACAGAGGCCGCATTCCACTGGGACGGAATACGGAAGGAATTGTTTACTTAGGCTTAGGTGTACATTAAGAGCTCCAGGTGGATAAGTTAAGCAGGAGTCCTTGACCACAGCATTTCTCATAGCCTATGTGCTGCTTTGGGATATTAAACTTCATGATTGATTTCACAACCATTAGGTGTGTGTTAATGCACTGCACATACTGCTTGCTTCTTGACAAAGTCTCTTAGTATGTTTCTTAGTGTTCTTGCCTTGGATTCACTAGTGTCCCCTTTCAGTTGTGAATTGCATACAATAGTCTTCATTCCATATTGATAATAATTTGTCTAATCAGTTGTTTGGCCTCTTAAAGCATTTGTATAATGTGTTATAGTCTTATTATTGTTCTTATTCCTTTTTAAACGAAGTATTTGTGAATTTCGGTTTTAAAACTACTACTAATGAGTGCATAGCACTCAACTGAACACAGTTTTGACAATTAGCCCCTTGTTTTCTGTCCTTGCAGGATTCGAACAGAAAGCGGAATCATCGCCGCAGGCATTTCTAAGTAA
Coding sequences within it:
- the LOC126531408 gene encoding uncharacterized protein, with translation MAGRGRGRAAFPEVRHQLRRPKEEPEEGGPVGPGGDTKTTGENEQPPPSTPISAAPSKQENDEIKKLCTQFKYLQASDAAFAKHLSLLTEKLKTPHDMDNAVNAMYELCLLGPDQAEVTCQAIVQLCDLEIDGCKLRTKVLTRMQQEFEGFEQKAESSPQAFLSNAIFLCEFYTRYLLQGKPVNPLRVPVWKYLEYMLESRKPFFLSHCFRLVQSKIGFFVKHNRSELEANFLTRLREVILDEKVPKMHRSSALETLEHALKELTPKTS